In Halobacterium noricense, the genomic stretch CGCCACAATCAGGTCAGTTCCACGGCGCGAACCCGGGGTCGACCTGCCGCTCGCGCGCCTCGATGCCGTCGATTTTCGCGACATCCTCGTCGTCGAAGTCGACCGCGAGGCTCCCGAAGTTGTCCACGATGTGGGACTCGCTGGTGGCCTTCGGGATGGCGGTGACGCCCTTCTCGCGAACCCACGCGAGGCTGACCTGCGCTTCGCTGACGCCGTGTTTCTCCGCGACGTCCTGAATCTCGGGGACGTCGAAGACGTCGCCGCGCGCGAGCGGCGAGTACCCCACGATTTCGAGGTCGCGACCCTCGGCGTACTCCCGGAGTTCCTCCTGCGGGAGCAGCGGGTGGAGTTCGACCTGATTCGCGAACGGGTCCTCCCCGAGCACGTCGCGGGCCTCGTCGAGGTGCCGGGGTTCGAAGTTGCTCACGCCGATGCGGTCGGTGAGTCCGTCCTCACGGAGCTGCTGGAACGCCGACAGCGTCTCCTCGGCGTCGTACTCGCGGGACGGCCAGTGGACGTACAGGAGGTCCACGGCGTCCACGCCGAGCTTGTCCAGGCTTTCCTCGGTCGTCTCGATGACGTCGTCGTGGCCGAGGTTGTCGATCCAGACTTTCGTCGCGAGGAAGACGTCCTCGCGGGGGACGTCGGCCTCCGCGATGCCGCGCCCGATGGCTTCCTCGTTGCCGTACGCCTGCGCGGTGTCGATGTGCCGGTAGCCGGCTTCGAGGGCAGTACGGACGCTCTCGGCGCACTGTTCTGAATCGTCGTTCTGCCACGTGCCGAGCCCGAGCATCGGCATCTCGTTCGCCAGCGGTGCGCGTCGCTGCTCGTTCTGAGACATGGTCGAATCGACGGCCGCCGCGGGGTTAGTGCTTGTGGAGGCGGCGAGGAACTGCCCCGACCTACCGCTCGGCGAGGCGCTGTTTCGCGAACTGCGCGAGCAGCGGCAGGTCGTCGAGGTGGACGAGCTTCGAGATGCCGCGCAGCCCGCCCTCGTTTGCTTCGCCGAGCGTCTCCACGTCCATCGCGTTGAGGTCGTCCATGAGCCGGTCGTAGCGCTCGTTCGGCGTGAGGTAGAGGAGTTGGGTCATCGCGAGCCGGCGGCGCATGTCGGGGGCGACCCGGCTCCGCCAGAGGTCGTCGTAAATCGACATCGCGTCCGCGGACGTGTCCGTCTCCGTCCCCATCAGACAGCGGTCGGCGGTGATGGCGGCGGCGCGCGCGGACTCCATGCCCTTGTGGATGCCCTCCCCCCACAGCGGGTCGATGGTGGGGACGGTGTCGCCGATGGCCATGAAGTTGTCCGTACTGAAGCCGTCGGGCATCTGAATGTGCGCGGAGCCGCGGTGCTGTTGTTTGTCCGCGATGCGTTCGGCGTTCTCGAAGCGCGGGTCCTCGTCCAGCCACGCTTCGAGGTGTTCGTCGATGCTCCGCGTCGTGTCGCCGTACTGCTGGTAGCGCTCGTGCTGGATGTAACAGAGCCCGACCTTCGCCGTGTCCTCGCCCGTGTGGAAAATCCACGAGTAGCCGCCGGGGACGACGTCGTGGTCGAGACGCAGCATCATCGCGTTCGACAGGTCCGCGAAGTCGGGGTGGTCGACGTCGACGCCCTCCATCTCCCACTCGATGCCGACCGCCTGGTGTTGGCGCTGGAGGTCGCAGACGCCGAGCTTCTTCGCGAGCGGCGCTGCCGGCCCCGTCGCGTCGACGACAATCTCGGCGTAGACCTCCTCGTCGCCGGCGTACTGTACGCCGACGATGTCCCCATCCTCCATGATGGGGTTGTTCACGCGCGCGTCGAAGCGGTACTCCGCGCCGTGCTCGCGGCCCTCCGCGACGAGCCACTGCTTGAACTCCGCGAACTCCAGCACTGCGCCGGGCTGGGTCTGCACGAAGTACTCGTTCGGGGATTCGAGGACGACCTCGTCGGTGTACTGCATCACGATGTCGTCGGGAATTCCGAACGCGCCCGTCATCGACGCGAACGTGCCCGCCGTGGACTTGTTCGACTGGCGCGGGAACCCGTCCTCGGGTTCGGCTTCCAGCACGAGGACGTCGTAGTCCCGCTGGGCGAGGTCTCGCGCGCACTGTGCTCCTGCCGGACCAGCGCCGGCGACGACGACGTCGTAGTGCTCAGACATGGCGTAGAGGGTCGGCGTGTAGGTGCGGCGCTCGGGCCGCGGTGGTCGGACGGACGCCGGGCTGTGAGTGTCGGCGCTCGGGCGAGTGCCCGCCTCCGTAGCCGGCCGCGTCGGCGTCCGCAGTCACTGTTACTCGACGTAAGTCGCGTCGCAGGTAAAAAACACGCGGGAACGTTCCTGACGCCCGCGAAAGGGCGGAATACTGTGGATCGACTTCGAATTGCTCGACGTAATCCCGTAGTATCTCTTTACACGCGTACCTTAATCTGCTTGAGCGAAGCAGAGTCTATTGAATGTCGTCAACCGACGGAGACGATGAATCACAGTTCGACGAAGTTGTCGACTCTCTCGATAGCGAGCATCCGCGAGCGCCGCGAGGCGCGAGCGGTTCACTCCGCGACCGGAGGGAGCGGAGGCCGACGACTGACTAACGCGCCCGGAGGGCGCGGCAGGAAGGAGGAGTGCTTTTGCCCCAAGTTTTTGCCAACGAGCGAGGGCGCGTTAGCGCCCGAGCGAGTGCAGCAAAAAGTGGCCTAATAGAACTCCCGAACGAGGTCGGTCGCGCCGTCGGGTGCGCCGTCGGGAAGCTCGGCCATGTTCTCGTGGACGCCGTGGGCTTCGTGGTACGGCGTGGAGTTCTCGTCCTGGTAGAGGACGCCCATGTACTCCTTGTCGGCGTCGAGGATGGCGTCCTTGGCTTGGTCGTAGTCGTGGCGGTCGTAGTCGTCTTCCTCGGAGAGGTCCACCAGACTGTCGCGGAAGTAGTCGTAGGTGTCGACGTCGTTGAACGTGACGCACGGGCTGAACGTGTTGACGAGGCTGAATCCGTCGTGTTCGATGGCTTCCTTGACGATTTCCGTGTGGCGCAGCGCGTCGGAGGAGAAGCTCTGCGCGATGAACGACCCGCCGGCGGACATCGCGAGTGCGAGCGGGTTGACCGGCGGCTGCTTCGGGCCTTCCGGGGTGGTGGAGGTCTCGAAGTCGGGCCGGCTGGTCGGGGACGCCTGGCCCTTGGTGAGGCCGTAGATGCGGTTGTCCATCACGACGTACGTGATGTCGACGTTCCGGCGGACGGCGTGGATGAAGTGGCCGACGCCGATGGAGTAGCCGTCGCCGTCGCCGCCCGCGACCATCACTTCGAGGTCGGGGTTGGCGAGCTTCGCGCCGGTGCCGACCGGGAGCGCGCGGCCGTGGACGCCGTGGAGCGCGTACGAGCGCATGTACGTCCCGATTTTGCCGGAGCAGCCGATGCCCGCGACGACGAACGTGTCGTCGGGCGTGTTGCCGGTCTCCGCGAGCGCTTTCATCATGCCGTTCATGGTGCCGAAGTCGCCGCAACCCGGGCACCACGTCGGCTGTTTGTCGGACTTGAAGTCGGTGAATCGGACGTTCTCTGAGCTCATGAGTTAGGCCTCCAGGGTCTGCTTGATTTCGTCGGCGAGTTCGTCAGCCTTGAAGTCGACGCCGTCGTACTTGTTGATTCGGTCGACGCGTTCGAGGGTGTCGTGTTCGACGACGTTCGCGAACTGGCCGGTGGCGTTGGCTTCGATGACGACGACGTCGTCGGCGGCCTGCACGTCGTCGGTGAGGTCGGGCCGCGGGAAGATGTACGGGACGGAGAGCACGCGCACGTCGAGGTCGTCGAGGTAGTCGAGCGCTTCGACGATGGTGCCCTCGTTGGAGCCCCACGAGATGACGAGGCTGTCCGCGTCGGCGTCGCCGAACTCGCGGTAGTCGAAGTTCTCGCGTTCCTCGGCGGTCTCGACTTTGCGGTTGCGCTTGTCGACCTGTTCGACGCGCACGTCCGTGTCCTCGGTCCGGCGGCCGAGTTCGTCGTGCTCGAGGCCGGTGGACATGTGGACGCCGCCCTCGGTGCCGGGGACGGCGCGCGGGCTGATGCCGTCGGCGGTGACGGCGTGGGCCTTGAACTGGTCTTTCTCGTTCTGCCACGCGGAGATTTCGTTCTCGTCGACGAGCTTCCCACGGTCGATTTCGACCTCGTCCATGTCGAACTCGTCGGGCTCGTAGGTGCGCTCGGTGACGGCCATCGAGAGGTCGGCCGTGAGGTAGACGGGGAGCTGGTACTTCTCGGCGAGGTTGAACGCCTCGACGGTCTTGTGGAAGCACTCCGCGACCGACGTGGGCGCGAGGACGAACCGCGGGACTTCGCCGTGGCCGCCGTACAGCATCATGTTGAGGTCGCCCTGTTCCTGCTTCGTGGGCATCCCCGTGGAGGGGCCCGAGCGCATGACGTTCGTGATGACCAGCGGCGTCTCGCTGGTGGCGACGAGGCCGAACGTCTCGCTCATCAGGTCGATGCCGGGGCCGGAGGTCGCGGTCATCGCGCGAGCGCCGGCGCGGGCTGCGCCGAGCGCCATGTTGATGGCGGAGAGTTCGTCCTCGGCCTGGACGACGTGGCCGCCGAACTGTTCGATGCGGCCGGTGAGGTACTCCATGACGTCCGTCGCGGGCGTGATGGGGTAGCCGGCGTAGAACCGGCAGCCGGCGGCGATAGCGCCCATGCCGATGGCTTCGTCGCCGTTCAGCAGGACGTAGTCGTTGTCGGTGGTCTCCAGCTCGTAGGGGTTCTCGACGTCGGCGTACTCGTCGTTGACGTACTCGTAGCCGAGCCGGGCGGCCTGTTTGTTGTTCTCGACGATGCTCTCGCCTTTGTTCCCGAAGCGCTTCTCCAGGGACTCGTCGAGGTTCTCGATGGGGAAGTCGGTGACCGCGCAGACGGCGCCGAGCGCGACGATGTTGCGCATGATGGCGCCGCCGGCGTCCTCGGCCAGCGACTTCAGGGGGATGTCGAGGCCGACGGTGTCGTCGGGGGCCTCGAAATCCGAGAACTCCGTGCGGTCACCGTCGAAGATGATGACCGACTCCTCGTGGAGTTCGTCGAGGTTCTCGTCGACGGTGCGCTCGGTGAGCGCGATGAGCACGTCGAGTCGGTCGACGACACTCTGCACCTCGTCGACGGACGTTCGAATCTTGTAGGCGGTGTATCCGCCGCGGATTCGGGACGCGAAGTCCTTCGAGGTGAAGACGTGGCGACCCGCGCGGGACAGCGCCTGCGCGAAAATTTTCCCGGTGGACGCGATTCCATCGCCGGCTTCGCCGCCGATGGCCCAGTTCAGGTCGTCGTGCATGTGAGTGGGGGTAGCCGTGCCCCTCGCAAAAAGCCTTCTGAACCCGTACGCCCCTCCGAAACAGCCGATTCTCGGCGTGAAGCCGATATAATTGGGCATTCGTCCATGATAGATTGTGGGGTCGTAATGGACAGCCGTTACACGCGCGCGTTGCGCCCGCGTGTCTACCGCAAAATTCCGATTCCCGAGTTGTCGTTGTGCCGTGATGACAGCTCACTCGGGGTCGGCTGGCCGGGAAGCGAATCCATTTGGGTCGCGGGCGCGAACCCGTCGTATGGACGAGACAGCAGTTTCGGTCCGGGCGGTCCGCGACGCGGGCCCCGACACCGTCGCCGTGGTGTTCGAGAGCCCCGAGGGGTTCGAGGCCGAGCCCGGCCAGTTCGTACAGGTGTTCGGCGAGTTCGACGGCGAGCGCGAGGGGCGCTTCTACACGCTCTCCTCGCCGGACGTCGAGGAGACGTTCGAGATTACGGTCGAAGTAGACCCGGAGGGGACGCTGGGGCCGTGGCTGGCGTCCCGCGACTCCGGTGACGAGGTCGTCTTCTCGGGACCGTTCGGCGACGACTACTACGAAGGCGAGGATAGCGTCGTCGTGCTCGCGGGCGGGCCGGGCGTCGGGCCGGCGGTCGCGGTGGGCGAGCGCGCGCTCGCCGACGGCGCGGACGTCACCGTCGTCTACCAGGACGACGAACCCGTCCACGAGGACCGCCTCGCAGCGCTCGCGAACGCCGGCGCGCGCGTCGTCTTCGTCTCTGACGGCGTCGCGGCCGCGGTCCAGTCGCTCACCGGGTCCGCGGACGCCGTGCCGTTCGTCTACGGGTTCGCGGGGTTCTGCGAGGAGGCCGTGGACGCGCTCGACGCCGCCGGGTTCGATGTCGACGCCGCAAAAGTCGAGAGCTTCGGGCCCGCGCCGTAGCGTCCGGGCGTTGATAGTCCCGCGGACGGGACTGTAGGCGTCTCTCGAAGCCAAACGAACTAAACCCGAGGATTCCTTTGGTGGTCCCGTGTCGTCTAGTGGTTGGGACGGGGTTCGGCGACGGCTCGCCGCCCTCGAACGAGACTACGGGACGTTCGACGTCGTCGAGGAGGAGACGGTCGTCCCGCGTGCCGTCTACACTGACTGCCTGCAAGCGGCCGAAGCGGGGTCGCTGGGCGGCGCGCGGGTCGTCCTCCGCCACGACGACGAGGTGTTGCTCGTGCGCTACCACGACCACCCCGAAGCGTGGGACTTCCCCGGGGGGTCGACGGAGCGCGGCGAGTCCCCCGCGGACACGGCGAAGTTCCGCGTGCACGACGACGTCGGTTCGACGTGCACGCTGACGGGCGTCGCGCGCGTCATCGAGCAGTCGTTCGCGCTCGTGGAGGGCGGGGACGGCGTCACCGGCCTGTGGGTGTTCTTCGAGGGCGAAACCAGCGACGCGGAGCTCTCGCTGTCCGAGGACGTTCTGGAGGCGCGGTGGTTCGACGCCGCGGACCCGCCGGACGCCGTCGGCCCGCACGTCAGCGCGATTCTCTCCGATTAGTGCTGGACGAACTCCACGAGCGCGCCGCCCGTGTCGCTGGGGTGGAGGAACGCAATTTCGTGGCCCCACGCACCCTCTCGTGGTTCCTCGTCGATGAGGCCGACGCCCGCCTCGCGTGCCGTGGCGAGCGCGGCGTCGATGTCATCCGTCGCGAGCGCGACGTGGTGGATGCCCGGTCCCTCGCGGTCGAGGTACGCGCCGATGTCGGTGTCTGCGTCGACCGGTTCGAGTAGTTCGAAGTAGCTGTTCTCGTCGAGTTCGAGGAAGACGACTCGGAGGCCGTCGAGCGTTTCTTCGTGGACGGCGGGCGCGTCGAAGAGCGTCTCGTACAGCGCCGCGAGGCCGTCGGCGTCGTCGGTGGCGACACCGATGTGGTCGACGTGCATGCGGGGAGGTGGCCGGCGACCCACCATCAAGGCTCCGGCGCGCGCTCGGGCCGCGTCAGTCGTCGCCCGGCGCGGGCAGGTCGACGGAGGCGCCGGTGAGGTCCTCGGAGACCGACCAGAGCCGGCGCGCGGTCGCCTCGTCCTGCGAGCGCTCGCTGGACTGCTGCTCCTCGGGGTGGCCGCGCATATTCAACAAACCACCGGGGCCGACGTACTCGCCACCGTCGATGGACGGGTGCGTGGCAGCGTACAGGAGTGGCCACGCGCCCGCTTCGGCGCTCTGTGCGACGACGGCGTTGGCGGCTTTCATCGCGAGCAGGCGCAGCCGCGACCCCTCGGCTTCGGGGCCGCGCAGTTGGAGGTTCGTCGCGGCGAACCCGGGGTGGCAGGCGACGCTGGTGACGCTCGCGTTCGCGGCGCGCAGCCGGCGGTCGAGTTCGTACGCGAACAGCACGTTCGCGAGTTTCGACTGGCCGTACGCCTCCCACTTGTCGTACTCCTCCTCGTGCTGGAGGTCGTCGAAGTCGATTTCCCCGCTCTCGTGAGCCATACTGGACTGCGTGACGACGCGCGCCTGACCGCTCGTCCGCTGCAGAACGCCCAGCAAGTGGCCGATGAGCGCGAAGTGCCCGAGGTGGTTGACGCCGAACTGCGTCTCGAAGCCGTCCGCGGTCTCCGAGCGCGGAATCGCCATCACGCCCGCGTTGTTCGCGAGCACGGAAAGCGAGTCGTAGGTCGTCTCGTACCAGTCGGCGAACGCCGCCACGGAGTCGAGGTCCGCGAGGTCGAGTTCGTGGACGGTCAGTGACGCGCCCGGGTACTCGCCCTCGATTTCCCATTTGGCGTCCTCGCCACGGTCGACGCTCCGGACGGCCAGCACGACGTGCGCGCCGTGTGCCGCGAACGCTTCTGTCGCCTCGTAGCCGATGCCGCTGTTCGCGCCCGTCACGACGACGTTCCGCCCGGACTGGTCGGGCAGCTCGTCGGCGGTCCAGCCGCTGTCGTTGAACATGTATTCAACTCCGGGCGGGAGCCCCTTGACATCCTCCCCGCCCTGAAGGGCGAGGATTCCCGAGCGTTGGGATAATACGGGGCGTCGCGGCGACGCCGGCCGCGTCCCTACAGCGCAGCGCCGGGCTGGTGCTCGCCGAACACGTCCCGGAGCGCGTTACAGATTTCGCCGACGCTGGCGTACGCCTTCACCGCGTCCACGATGTACGGCATCACGTTCTCGTCGCCCTCGGCAGCGTCTTTCAAGTCGGCGAGCGCGGCCTCGACGGCCTCCTCGTCGCGGTCGTCCTTGACGGACTCGACCTGCTCGACTTTCTGCCGCTCGTCTTCCGCGGTGACTTCCTCGATGTCGACCTCGGGTTCGTCCTCCTCGACCTCGAATTCGTTGACGCCGACGATGACGCGCTCCTTCTCCTCTATCTCTTGCTGGCGCTCGAACGCCACGTCCTGAATCTGGCGCTGCACCCACTGGTCCTCGACGGCCTGCCGCATCCCGCCGCGTGAGTCCACGTCGTCGAGAATCTCGCGTGCCTCCGTTTCGACCTCGTCGGTGAGGTTCTCGACGTAGTAACTCCCCGCCAGCGGGTCGATAGTGTCCGCCGCGCCGGACTCGTGGGCGAGAATCTGCTGGGTCCGTAGCGCGGTCCGCACAGATTCCTCGGTGGGAATCGAGAGCGCCTCGTCTTTCCCGTTCGTGTGGAGGCTCTGCGTCCCGCCGAGCACGGCTGCCAGTGCTTGGTAGCCGACGCGCACGATGTTGTTGTCTATCTGCTGGGCGGTGAGCGTCGACCCCGCGGTCTGCGTGTGGAACTTCAACTGCTTCGACTTGGAATTCTCGGCGTCGAAGCGTTCCTCCATAATCGACGCCCACATGCGGCGCGCGGCACGGAACTTCGCGACCTCCTCGAAGATGTTGTTGTGAGCGTTGAAGAAAAACGAGAGTTGGGGCGCGAACTCGTCGACATCCAAGCCCGCGTCCAGGGCCGTCTCGACGTATTCGATGCCGTCGCCGAGCGTGAACGCGATTTCTTGCGCCGCGGTCGCGCCCGCTTCGCGGATGTGGTAGCCGGAGATGGAGATGGTGTTGAACTTCGGCGTCTCCGCTGCGCAGTACTCGAAGATGTCCGTGATGACGCGCATCGAGGGTTCCGGCGGGAAGATGTACGTGTTCCGCGCGATGTACTCCTTGAGGATGTCGTTCTGGATGGTTCCCCGGAGCTCCTCCCGGTCGACGCCCTGCTGGTCGCCGACCGCGATGTACATCGCCAGCAGGACGCTGGCGGGCGCGTTGATGGTCATCGACGTCGACACCTCGTCCAGCGGGATGCCGTCGAAGACCTTCTCGAAGTCCCGGAGCGTGTCGATGGCGACGCCGGACTTCCCGACTTCGCCTTGGGCCATGGTGGCGTCGGAGTCGTAGCCCATCTGCGTCGGGAGGTCGAACGCCATCGACAGCCCGGTCTGGCCCTGGTCGAGGAGGTAATGGAAGCGCTCGTTGGTCTCCTCGGGTGTCCCGAAGCCCGCATACTGGCGCATCGTCCACAGCCGCCCCCGGTACATCGTCGGATAGACGCCGCGCGTGTACGGGTCCTCGCCCGGGAATCCGAGGTCCTCCTCGTAGTCGAGGTCCGCGACGTCCGCGGGCGTGTAGAGCGGGTCGACGGACTGGCCGCCGGTGTCCGTCCGGAACTCGTCCTTGCGCTCCCCGAACCGGTCGAGGGTCGGCGAGAGGGAGTCATCCTCCCACTCCTCGCGGGACTCGCGAATCGCCGCGAGGTCCTCGTCGTCGAACATAGTCGGAGCGAGGTGGGACTGCGCCTTAGTTCGTGCGCTCCCCGAATCCCTCCGTCACCCGCCCGTGTCGTACTTGTACGTCGCCGAGTCCGAGTCGATGCCGAAGTCCTCGGCGGCTTCCTCGGGTTCGCTCTCCTCGTCGCCGGCCTCGCTTTCCGCGAAGCGCTCGCGGAGTCGCTCGGGAATCTCGAACGCTGCGAAGTCGAGGAACACCGGCACCGCGTCGGGCTGGTACGCCTGCGTGGCGTCGAGGCGGTCCGGCAGCGGCTCCGGGAGCTCGCTCGGCGGCACGCGCTCGAAGCCGAACTGCGCGAGGTACTCGGGTTCGTCGGTGAGCGCGTACGCCGCCTCGAACCCCTGGTCGCGGGCGTCCTCGACGAGGTGTTCGAGGAGGTGTGCGCCCACGCCGCGGCTGCGCCAGTCCGCCAGCACGCCGATGTTCGTGAACTCGCAGACCTGCTCGTCGTCGACGGCGTGCACGCGGAGGCGCGCGAACCCCGCGCGCTCGTTGGTTTCCTCGTCGATGGCGAGCACGTAGTCCCGCGAGCGGAACGCCGGGTCCTCGAACCCGAACTCGTCGAGGCGGTCGAGCAACCACACCTCCTCGTGTTTCTTCGCGTCGCGGGCGTACATACTCCTCCCTTGGACGCCCCTCGGAAAAGCGTTTGCGGGGCCGTCGGTCACTCGCAGCCGACCGAGCGCGCGACCTCCACGAGCACCGACGCGGGCACGTCCTGCCCGCGGACCGTGTACCGGTACTCCTCGCAGTTCCACGACACCGACGCCGTGGGGCCGTACGTCACCGCGGCCTCGTGGTCGCCCACCGAAACCGTGCGGTCGCCGTCCGCGGGGAACGTCCGGTCGTACTTCGCGACCGTGATGCGCCCGGTCTCGTTGACGTACCGGAGGCCGACGCCGTGCACGTCGCCGGTCGTCTCGGAGGTGTACGTCGGCCGGAACGACGCCGGGAGTTCCGGGGAGGGTACGGAGACGTTCGTCGACTCGCGGAGCGCCGCCGCGCTCTCGTAGGTCGTCGTCTCCGGCGTGTCGACGTGTTCGACGGTCGCGTTCGCGGGTGGCTCGAACGTGAACGCGTCCGCGCTCAGCCCGGGGTCGAAGGAGACGTTCGTGTACGTCGTGCGCACGGAGACCGGCGTCCCGTCGTCGACCCGCTCGGTGCGCTGTTCGAGCACCAAGAACCGCTGGGTGTCCACCAGCAGCGTCTGCTCGTAGGCCGCGCCGTCGGCTTGCGGCGAGACGTGGAGGACGTACGCCTCGCGGTTGCCGACTGTCGTCGTGCCTTCGTACTCGACGCCGAGCGCCGTGTCGGTGGACGCGTTCGGCTTGCTGGCGGCGTCCGGGACGACGGGCAGCGGCGCGACTTCCGGTCCGGACGCGCTCGTGGACTCGTCGCTCTGCGTGACGTTCAGCGCAGTGAACAGCCGCTCGATGCGGTCGGCGCGACTGGCCGCGTCGTTCGGCGTCGGCGAGAGGGGTACGCGCTTCGCGCGGTTCGTGTCGCCGTCGTAGAACCACATCGTCGACCCGTTCGACACCGTCACCTCGTAGCGCTCGCTCTCGTTCACGACCACCTCGCGGCGTTGGTCTGTCCCGGGCCGGAGCGCCACCTCGGCGACCGTTCGGCTCGTGCGGCTCCCACGCTCGACGACCGTCGTCTCCGTCGCAGTGACGCCGTCGATGCTGGCGTACTGCTCGCTGGCGTCCGCGCCGATCGGCTGGCTGGTCGCTCCGGGCGCGGCGACCAGCCACAGCGCGCCGGCGACGAGTACGGCGGCGACGGCGGCGACTACTACGATCGTGGTGACGCCCCCGCGGTCGGTGGAGGGGCCGCTCGGCCTCATTTATTAACCCAACGGACGGTAGATATTTTAATAACGCTTTTGATGCGCGCGCGGCCACAGTTCCGCGCTCCCGGCGTCAGCCCGCGCGCCGGGGACTGCGAAACACCTTTGACGGGAACGCAAGAGTTGCCACGTATGGATACGCTCGACGAAGTGGACGAGATTGTCCACCGACCCGACGACGAGTTCGTCGAGTCCACGAACGTCTGGCAGTTCATGCAGACGTACGCCATCGCGGACTACGACGAACTCGTCGAGCGCACCACCTCGGACCTCGACTGGTTCTGGGGGGAGCTCCCCGGCTACCTCGGGCTGGAGTTCTACGAGGACTTCGACGAGGTCCGGGACGAGAGCGGGGCGCGACGCGCCCCGGACGGAGCGAGCGGCGCAGCCGCGAGCCGTGGCGGCCCACAGTTCACGGAGTGGTATCCGGGCGCGAAACTCAACGTCGCGCACAACACCGTCGACCGCCACGCCGGCGTCGACTCGGGCACCCGCAACCACGTCGCCTGCATCTGGGAGGGCGAGGACGGCGAGGTCCGCCAGCAGACCTACCACGACCTCCACCGGCAGGCCAACCAGGTCGCGAACGCGCTGACCGAGCGCGGCATCGGCGAGGGCGACACGGTCGGGCTCTACATGCCGATGGTGCCGGAGGTCCAGAGCATCCTCTACGGCGTCTTCAAGGTCGGCGCCATCGCCGTCCCCATCTTCTCCGGGTTCGGCGTCGACGCCACCGCCACTCGCATCGCGGACGCGGAGTGCTCGGTGCTGTTCACGGGCGACGGCTTCTACCGCCGCGGCGACGAAATCACGCTCAAGGCGACCGCCAACGAGGCCATCGAGCAGGCCGGCCACGTCGAACACACCATCGTCTACGACCGATTAGGGGCAGACATCCCGTGGAACGACGACCGCGACGAGTGGTGGGGCGACGCCGTCGCGACGCAGGCCGACGACTTCGAGACGCGCGCGATGGACGCCAGCGACCCCTGTATGCTCCTGTACTCGTCGGGCACGACGGGGAAGCCGAAGGGTATCGTCCACACGCACGCGGGCACGCTCGTCCAGCCCGCCAAGGAGATTCACTTCGGCTTCGACCAGAAACCCGGCGATCGCTTCTTCTGGGTGAGCGACATCGGCTGGATGATGGGGCCGTGGACGCTCGTCGGCAACCACGCGTTCGGCGGCACCATCGTGATGTACGAGGGCGCGCCCGACCACCCCGAACCCGACCGCTTCTGGGACCTCATCGACCGCCACGGCGTCACCCAGTTCGGCATCTCGCCGACCGCGATTCGGGCGCTCCGGAAATACGGCAGCCGTCAGACTGCGTCTGACGAGCCATCCGGAACCGAGGGTTCCGGAGACGACGAGTGGCTCGACGGCCACGACCTCTCCAGCCTGCGCCTGCTGGGTTCGACGGGCGAGCCGTGGGACCCCGAGAGCTGGGAGTGGTTCTACGAGCACGTCGGCGGCGGCGACACGCCCATCATCAACATCTCCGGCGGCACCGAGGTGTTCGGCTGCTTCCTCATGCCGATGCCCATCCAGCCCCTCAAACCCTGCACGCTCGGCGGCCCGGGCCTCGGCATGGACATCGACGTCGTCGACGAGGACGGCAACTCCATCAAGGACGCCCACGAGCGCGGCTACCTGGTCGCGCGGTCCTCGAACCCCGCGATGACGAAGAGTCTGTGGAGCGGCGACGAGCGCTACCTCGAGGAGTACTGGTCGCGCTTCGAGGACGTCTGGAACCACGGCGACTGGGCGCAGGTCGACGAGGACGGCTTCTGGTTCCTGCACGGCCGCGCGGACGACGCCATCAACGTCGCCGGCCGGAAGGTCGGCCCCGCCGAGGTGGAGGGCGCGCTCATCGACCACGACGCCGT encodes the following:
- the mce gene encoding methylmalonyl-CoA epimerase; this encodes MHVDHIGVATDDADGLAALYETLFDAPAVHEETLDGLRVVFLELDENSYFELLEPVDADTDIGAYLDREGPGIHHVALATDDIDAALATAREAGVGLIDEEPREGAWGHEIAFLHPSDTGGALVEFVQH
- a CDS encoding oxidoreductase, giving the protein MFNDSGWTADELPDQSGRNVVVTGANSGIGYEATEAFAAHGAHVVLAVRSVDRGEDAKWEIEGEYPGASLTVHELDLADLDSVAAFADWYETTYDSLSVLANNAGVMAIPRSETADGFETQFGVNHLGHFALIGHLLGVLQRTSGQARVVTQSSMAHESGEIDFDDLQHEEEYDKWEAYGQSKLANVLFAYELDRRLRAANASVTSVACHPGFAATNLQLRGPEAEGSRLRLLAMKAANAVVAQSAEAGAWPLLYAATHPSIDGGEYVGPGGLLNMRGHPEEQQSSERSQDEATARRLWSVSEDLTGASVDLPAPGDD
- a CDS encoding acyl-CoA mutase large subunit family protein, whose translation is MFDDEDLAAIRESREEWEDDSLSPTLDRFGERKDEFRTDTGGQSVDPLYTPADVADLDYEEDLGFPGEDPYTRGVYPTMYRGRLWTMRQYAGFGTPEETNERFHYLLDQGQTGLSMAFDLPTQMGYDSDATMAQGEVGKSGVAIDTLRDFEKVFDGIPLDEVSTSMTINAPASVLLAMYIAVGDQQGVDREELRGTIQNDILKEYIARNTYIFPPEPSMRVITDIFEYCAAETPKFNTISISGYHIREAGATAAQEIAFTLGDGIEYVETALDAGLDVDEFAPQLSFFFNAHNNIFEEVAKFRAARRMWASIMEERFDAENSKSKQLKFHTQTAGSTLTAQQIDNNIVRVGYQALAAVLGGTQSLHTNGKDEALSIPTEESVRTALRTQQILAHESGAADTIDPLAGSYYVENLTDEVETEAREILDDVDSRGGMRQAVEDQWVQRQIQDVAFERQQEIEEKERVIVGVNEFEVEEDEPEVDIEEVTAEDERQKVEQVESVKDDRDEEAVEAALADLKDAAEGDENVMPYIVDAVKAYASVGEICNALRDVFGEHQPGAAL
- a CDS encoding GNAT family N-acetyltransferase, with product MYARDAKKHEEVWLLDRLDEFGFEDPAFRSRDYVLAIDEETNERAGFARLRVHAVDDEQVCEFTNIGVLADWRSRGVGAHLLEHLVEDARDQGFEAAYALTDEPEYLAQFGFERVPPSELPEPLPDRLDATQAYQPDAVPVFLDFAAFEIPERLRERFAESEAGDEESEPEEAAEDFGIDSDSATYKYDTGG
- a CDS encoding LolA family protein, with amino-acid sequence MRPSGPSTDRGGVTTIVVVAAVAAVLVAGALWLVAAPGATSQPIGADASEQYASIDGVTATETTVVERGSRTSRTVAEVALRPGTDQRREVVVNESERYEVTVSNGSTMWFYDGDTNRAKRVPLSPTPNDAASRADRIERLFTALNVTQSDESTSASGPEVAPLPVVPDAASKPNASTDTALGVEYEGTTTVGNREAYVLHVSPQADGAAYEQTLLVDTQRFLVLEQRTERVDDGTPVSVRTTYTNVSFDPGLSADAFTFEPPANATVEHVDTPETTTYESAAALRESTNVSVPSPELPASFRPTYTSETTGDVHGVGLRYVNETGRITVAKYDRTFPADGDRTVSVGDHEAAVTYGPTASVSWNCEEYRYTVRGQDVPASVLVEVARSVGCE